A part of Gemmatimonas groenlandica genomic DNA contains:
- a CDS encoding ABC transporter ATP-binding protein: MSEHRADSTAGTSDVPVIACEQVVRSYPMGGATVQAVRGIDLTIRRGEFAAITGPSGCGKSTLLHLLGAVDIPTTGRVLVNGRDTASLSDREATEFRLRQIGFVFQRFYLMPTLSASENVELPLAEAGMDKRARKARARELLGYVGLGDRLDHRPTQLSGGEQQRVAIARALSNEPALLLADEPTGELDADTGVRLLELFGQLHRDGRTLVFVTHDAVVAQAAQRVIRLHDGRVASDTAVHARSGA; encoded by the coding sequence GTGTCTGAACATCGGGCCGACAGCACCGCCGGCACGTCGGACGTGCCGGTGATCGCCTGCGAGCAGGTTGTACGTAGCTATCCCATGGGCGGCGCCACCGTCCAGGCAGTCCGCGGCATCGATCTGACGATCCGGCGCGGTGAGTTCGCGGCGATCACGGGGCCATCGGGATGCGGGAAGAGCACACTGCTGCATCTACTTGGCGCGGTGGACATTCCCACCACGGGTCGTGTGCTGGTGAACGGGCGCGACACGGCGTCGTTGTCTGATCGGGAGGCCACGGAGTTCCGGCTGCGACAGATCGGGTTCGTGTTTCAGCGCTTCTATCTCATGCCGACGCTGTCGGCATCGGAGAACGTAGAGTTGCCCCTCGCTGAAGCGGGCATGGACAAGCGCGCGCGCAAGGCACGGGCACGTGAGCTACTGGGGTACGTCGGTCTTGGCGATCGGCTCGATCACCGACCCACGCAATTGTCGGGCGGCGAGCAACAGCGAGTCGCCATTGCGAGGGCGTTGTCGAACGAGCCGGCGCTGCTGCTGGCCGATGAGCCGACGGGCGAACTCGACGCCGACACCGGTGTGCGATTGCTGGAGTTGTTCGGGCAGCTGCACCGCGATGGTCGCACATTGGTGTTCGTGACGCACGATGCCGTGGTGGCGCAGGCCGCGCAACGCGTGATCCGATTGCACGATGGTCGTGTCGCCTCCGACACTGCGGTGCATGCGCGGAGCGGTGCGTGA